A genomic segment from Helicoverpa armigera isolate CAAS_96S chromosome 10, ASM3070526v1, whole genome shotgun sequence encodes:
- the LOC110371826 gene encoding malate dehydrogenase — protein sequence MNKLISRKLFQVYATSKKHYQVTVVGGASDIGQTLCLLLRAEPAITKLVVHDTRGQTPGVVLDLSHIPTEANLQGYTGEDTLDRALKNAHIVIGAGGLIRKPGITEKLWLSANTSFVKTLATKVAKLEPMPFLGIVTEPINSVIPMAAEVLRNHGEYDPRKLFGITGIDALRAQTLYAAQHNFNPRNCMVPVIGGHSDKTAIPLLSQSQPDSAFDAKMSQEFTLKFRKTDDRILRAKRGFSPILSVAFSALLFTRSVLDALDGRPARVNAFIENNDFGTSYFGGLVHINHVGVKEMQRYTSLTQYECQLLERSFDELRRDVLKGKKVLELA from the coding sequence atgaataaattaataagcagaaaattatttcaagtaTATGCGACAAGCAAGAAGCATTATCAAGTGACCGTAGTCGGCGGTGCGAGCGATATTGGACAAACACTATGTTTACTGCTCCGAGCTGAACCTGCCATCACCAAGCTCGTGGTGCACGACACCCGAGGACAAACACCCGGCGTTGTGTTGGATTTATCGCACATACCTACTGAGGCTAACCTACAAGGATATACTGGCGAAGATACTCTGGATAGAGCTCTCAAAAATGCTCACATTGTAATAGGCGCAGGAGGACTCATCCGAAAGCCAGGTATAACTGAAAAACTATGGTTGTCAGCAAATACATCTTTTGTAAAAACGTTAGCAACGAAAGTAGCCAAATTAGAACCGATGCCTTTTCTGGGTATCGTGACAGAGCCAATTAACAGTGTTATTCCAATGGCTGCCGAGGTCTTACGAAACCATGGAGAATATGACCCGCGAAAATTATTCGGTATAACTGGCATAGACGCGCTACGTGCTCAGACACTATATGCGGCTCAACATAACTTTAACCCTCGCAACTGCATGGTACCTGTGATCGGCGGGCATTCTGACAAAACTGCCATCCCTCTTCTTTCACAAAGTCAACCCGATTCAGCGTTCGACGCTAAAATGTCACAAGAGTTCACTTTGAAGTTCCGAAAGACAGACGACAGGATATTAAGGGCTAAGAGAGGATTTTCACCAATTCTGTCGGTTGCATTCAGCGCACTGCTGTTCACTCGAAGCGTGCTGGATGCGTTAGACGGCCGACCAGCGAGAGTGAACGCCTTCATAGAGAACAACGACTTTGGTACTTCATACTTCGGCGGTCTGGTACATATCAACCACGTGGGAGTTAAAGAGATGCAGAGGTATACATCTCTCACGCAGTACGAATGCCAGTTGCTGGAACGTAGCTTTGACGAGTTACGCAGAGATGTATTAAAAGGGAAAAAAGTATTAGAACTagcctaa
- the LOC110371823 gene encoding malate dehydrogenase — MFQKKSIGLLLNKNVLSKLKHISVRNVQITVIGAVGEVGANLALLLKQNLKLHKLNLYDDDEKNIGAAMELGHLPGGPQVSGFTGVNGLHAAVRGSELVVMAQRVPRKPGNSREQMIAANAPAMQRLCRAIADENPGAFLAISTNPLNSMVPFASALLYKYGAYNPFKVFGVTHIDSARARIYAAHALQVSCRNLFLPVIGGHSDDTVIPLFSNICPSEYTIDPCQADTLTRLVRKSGTEIVFQKQGCESAVLGMAWSLNEFCNLMIEAICGGEVVVNCYTANPHFGTRFFSGPTVIGPYGIIRACCEFTYSDYESFLVTASVPVINRDVTLGEEYVRYIEFAMKPKY, encoded by the coding sequence ATGTTTCAGAAGAAGAGCATCGgtttgcttttaaataaaaatgtgctgTCGAAATTGAAACATATATCGGTGAGAAATGTCCAAATTACTGTGATTGGTGCCGTAGGAGAAGTAGGTGCAAATTTGGCTCTTCTGCTAAAACAAAACCTCAAACTACACAAACTGAACTTATACGATgacgatgaaaaaaatataggagCTGCAATGGAATTGGGTCACCTACCTGGAGGACCGCAAGTGAGTGGGTTCACCGGCGTAAATGGCTTGCATGCTGCTGTTCGAGGCTCAGAACTAGTCGTGATGGCTCAGCGAGTACCACGTAAGCCAGGTAATAGTCGAGAACAAATGATTGCTGCGAATGCTCCCGCTATGCAAAGGCTTTGCAGGGCAATCGCCGACGAAAATCCTGGAGCATTCCTTGCAATCTCTACAAACCCACTGAATTCAATGGTTCCATTTGCGAGTGCTCTCTTGTATAAATATGGCGCATATAACCCTTTTAAGGTGTTTGGTGTGACGCACATTGATTCCGCCCGGGCCCGCATTTACGCTGCACACGCTTTACAAGTAAGCTGTCGAAACTTATTCCTCCCCGTAATAGGAGGACATTCAGATGATACAGTAATACCACTTTTTTCAAATATCTGCCCAAGCGAATATACTATAGACCCATGTCAAGCAGACACATTAACGCGTCTTGTGAGAAAATCGGGGACAGAAATAGTATTCCAAAAACAAGGTTGTGAATCCGCGGTACTGGGTATGGCGTGGTCCCTTAACGAGTTCTGCAATTTAATGATAGAAGCTATTTGTGGTGGTGAAGTTGTAGTAAATTGTTATACAGCCAATCCTCACTTTGGAACAAGATTTTTCTCTGGCCCTACTGTAATAGGACCTTATGGTATCATACGGGCATGTTGTGAATTTACTTACAGTGACTATGAATCTTTTCTGGTGACTGCTTCAGTTCCTGTTATTAATAGAGACGTGACTCTTGGAGAAGAGTATGTTAGGTATATTGAGTTTGCAATGAAgccaaaatattaa